aattggcTTTTAACGATGCTAAGATGATAGAAATGATGCATTAAGAGTCCATCCAAATTATATCTTAAGacacttttttaattaaattgcaTCTTGTGAATCTTCCCGTATATATATTATCTCCAAAAAGCTATCCAAGCTGAAGCGCCTGAACTATTACTGAACTACTAATTCACATTTCAAGTCCACACAGGAGAAGTGTTAGAGTAGAGTAGATGAGTTAGATTTTGGGGGTTTAGTTTAGTTCCGCATTAGACGCATTAGACTTTGTGAAGAAGTGAGTCACTCTGTACATTCAGACGTTTAAAGATCGTCACTCCAGCCGTGAACATGTGGTCTGGAAGGAATCAGCGTCCAGATGATTCTTTGTTTTGCCTTcgttctgtctctgtctcctctctatTCATATCTCAGTCGGCGGCGTGTTAAAGTTATAAATAGACGGCAGCGGCGAGGGCTGAAAGGCAGATTAGAAACCGGCTAGAAAATGTCCTTTGATCAGTTTGAATCCTTCAgatgttgttaaaaaaagaagaaaaacgttctttaacccttaaacagacaacgtgcaccaggagatacagactctttaaccttcgtgttgtcctcccaggtccttcctctgtccttccttccttccttccttcatctgtccttccttccttccttcatctgtccttccttccttccttccttccttcctcagatctaagttcagctgttaggataaatgttccctccttctgtcctttcttccttccttcatctgtccttcctttcttccctccttcctttccttccttcttcctcccttccttcccttcctccctcctttccttccttcttccctcctttccttcctccttcctttccttccttcttcctcccttgcttcccttccttcctcctttccttccttcttccttcctttccttccttcttcctcccttgcttcccttcctccctcctttccttccttcttcctcagatctaagttcagctgttaggataaatgttccctccttctgtcctttcttccttccttcatctgtccttcctttcttccctccttcctttccttccttcttcctcccttccttcccttcctccctcctttccttccttcttccctcctttccttcctaccttccttcttcctccctcctttccttccttcttccctcctttccttcctccttcctttccttccttcttcctcccttgcttcccttccttcctcctttcctcccttcttccttcctttccttccttcttcctcccttgcttcccttcctccctcctttccttccttcttccctcctttccttcctccttccttccttcttccctcctttccttccttccttccttcctttaggtgcaaatgacataactagtaaggcctgtttaagggttaactctGTCTTTGAGCATTTAAATCAGCTTCTGTCTGAACTGACATCACTTAAAAAAGCTTTTTAGCAGCTatattttttggtattttttgtcatttgtttgtttttctttgactaaaatgaaatgataaggCCTGAGGATGATTCCTGGGATATCTTTTATCTGATCAGCTCAATCACTTTATGTGTGTCTTCACtatcatttcaaaataagatgctTTCTTGCACCATTCAGGCTGTCACTAAATGTTATACAGGCATGTGTTTCTTCTCATTATTTCTGCTTTAATTCAATTGGAAAGTCATTTATATAACTTGTATCATCTGTAGACCCAAATAGAGCTTTATTGTTCGAGTCTGTTCACAAAAGCACAGCTAGTGTATTCCTCACTACATTAAAGTAGCCTATATATCAGTAAAACTCATTATCTTTTAtctattttgttgtatttcagtATAATTATAgtagttttttgtgtgtcagtaAGTGCAGCATCTGAGGACTGCAGGCTAGTCCTAAATGTATTAATACAGGTATTAAAGTTTGGCCTAATTAAATGTTTCAGTCTGTATATAGAAAGATGTTAAGTTTATTGTAGTTTCTGTCACTCTTTCCTCCAGCCTTAATGGGTATAATatctcatttcttcttttagtttattaatgttttatcattttatttggcTGATACATGTCTGAATATACATAACTGGTTATTGTTATGGTATTTttcctaccaagtgtcacctgtcaatcaaaatcaccacttctaccagaaacatggacgctacgtctgagagctttctgctgctaactcagctgctagcttagcggctaactcggctgctagcttagtggctaactcggcttctagctcggtggctaactcagctaactggctaactgtagactgtagtagtgtgtgctgaatgtatttatacctctacagcagcagggccgggtttatgctaatcactaaatcctgaacacagaaatcttgaaacacagtttgtgaagcctagctccacaattcaaatctaaatggttgaaatgctttttacatcttttttagaaatacatttatgacctatttaatgtgtttagaagaaaatgtctgaattcattttacacagtctttaaatgcttttgtaatgtattttatgacTCTGATGAAGGCCGGGAGCCGAGGCGTGTTGGTATAAAAGTAAAGTTGTGCTCTAtactaaaatgaaatcagtcCTGGAGCTTTAACCTTTATAGATCTTTTCATTTGGtaaaaatataacttttttttttgtttctctttcttctcagcAAGAGCAACCTCCCGTCGATGAGGTCACGTCTCAGCCGAAAGGATCTTCCCCTCGACCCCCCATCTCCAAATGTGGCGACCTGGTCCTCTCTCTGGAGTACCGTCCCGACACGGAGAAGCTGCTGGTCTGCGTGGTCGCGGCGCGGGACATTCCCGACAAGGCTCGCAGCGGGATGGACTCCTGGCAGGTTCACATGGTCCTGCTTCCCTCCAAGAAGCAACGACACAAGACGTCGGTGCAGAAAGGCTCGCAGCCGCACTTCAACGAGAACTTCCGCTACTCGCGCGTGGAACCGTCCGACCTGCAGATGTCGGCCATCAGGTTCCGGCTGTACGCTCTCGGGGGAAGGATGTCCCGCGAGCGTATGATGGGGGAGAAGATTCTGCGTCTAGGAGAGCTCGACCCGAACGGAGGGACGATGGAGACGACGCTGGTCCTGGAGCCTCGCAGCAACCTTAAGGTCGGTTTggattattaaattaaattattaatgtgTACCAATGACATCATTAACctttgtatcgtcctcccgggtcaaattgacccgtctgttttgactgttccttccttccttccttccttccttccttccttccttccttcttctttcctccacccctccttctttcctaatacccctccttctttcctctgtccttctttcctctgtccttcttttctttccttccttcctcttttcctttctcccaccctcctttccttccttcttcctctctccctccctccctccctccctcctttccttccttctccctcccttccttcctttctccctccctcctttcctcccttcctccctcctttccttccttcttcctcccttcctttctccctctctcctttccttcctccttcctcccttcctttctttttccctccctcctttcctttcttcttccttccttcctccctcctttccttccttcttcctcccttcctccctccttttcttctttgacttgaggacaacaggagggttaaaatcagtgatttcaatcaaattaaaaaacaagattaaGCTCATTAACACTTTAATCTGTGTCATATGTTTTGTGTCCATTGATCTCTGTGAAGCTGCTGTTCatcatgtgtttctgtgtctttgcaGAGTTTGGGCTCCCAGCTGAGCCTGTCTGCCGTGTCTCAGAGCGACAGCGCCTCCTCCACTCAGTCTCTGACCCACGGCGGCGTCCCCGAGCTGCTGGTGGGACTCTCCTACAACGCCACCACGGGACGCATGTCTGTGGAGCTCATCAAGGGAAGCCACTTCAGAAACCTGGCCATCAACCGGCCACCAGGTCTGCAGCGAACACAGTGCTTATACACACTCAGATATAACAGACTGAGATCATATGTGAGGCAGAGACTGATTTTAAAATTGAATCTGATTAATCATACTATCTATCGggtgagatttatttttttaaaggaaaggcaaatgtatttgtatagtacatttcaacaacaaggcaattcagagtgctttacatgaaacatCAAATGCATCAggacagaatataaaagcaaaaactgacatttaaataaaatttaaagttttaattggATATAGGGTTAGAGCTAAAAgagctaaaatagaataaaacagattGAGTTCAtgttaaaggggacatattatgctttttgtgattttctgtcatttatatgaCGCTATAATGTCAGTTAAACACGATCAAAGCTACAAAACTTGAGATAGAATTGCTGCCCAGGTTTCAGCTGCTCTCAATTCTTTGattacaatgttttttcttacttttcccCAAGAGATGTGATCAtgtcctcttcttctgcagTAGTGTAACGGCACAGACTGAAAAAATAGCACCACTCTTCATGATCCAACTCTAAATATttgcaaaacaaacagaagcagATGGAAATGTGCATTAATATAAAAGTTCTTTTGCTGATTTTCTAGTGAAATTTCGGGTGGAAATCTAGCTGCTAGAAGGGTTTATActttagtttatagtttattgaTTGGCAACACGACAGGAAAAGAAGTAAAACACTCTGAAAGGCATGGCGATGACATTCGTGtatttttccttccctctgtttcctctccagaCACCTACGGGCGTCTGACGCTACTGAACTCGGTCGGTCAGGAGATCTCTCGGTGCAAGACGTCGGTACGTCGCGGCCAACCCAACCCCGTCTACAAGGAGACCTTCGTCTTCCAGGTGGCGCTCTTCCAGCTGTCGGACGTCACGCTGCTGGTCTCCATCTACAACCGGCGCAGCATGAAGCGCAAAGAGATGATCGG
This is a stretch of genomic DNA from Scomber japonicus isolate fScoJap1 chromosome 16, fScoJap1.pri, whole genome shotgun sequence. It encodes these proteins:
- the syt16 gene encoding synaptotagmin-16 — translated: MVTPEAIGFLSAVGVFIVALAVLFLFINKKLCFSRVGGLPCLEPNSRRKKGRQGIRQGLVNSYGDDGATSSSDSEGEVLKKFEISVSRSQSFRKAGSAAANGSEKQSQPTQLALGRRHKFTRLSDQEEGSTEPSDCEGVQQQQQQQFQDPLSAAAAAAESAESSANCPNKPAGAEASLSGARDSPSLSLSRHPADGSEDMETTLDKNDATDSSSTWSPEVLQPDSSHILHQEQPPVDEVTSQPKGSSPRPPISKCGDLVLSLEYRPDTEKLLVCVVAARDIPDKARSGMDSWQVHMVLLPSKKQRHKTSVQKGSQPHFNENFRYSRVEPSDLQMSAIRFRLYALGGRMSRERMMGEKILRLGELDPNGGTMETTLVLEPRSNLKSLGSQLSLSAVSQSDSASSTQSLTHGGVPELLVGLSYNATTGRMSVELIKGSHFRNLAINRPPDTYGRLTLLNSVGQEISRCKTSVRRGQPNPVYKETFVFQVALFQLSDVTLLVSIYNRRSMKRKEMIGWFALGQNSSGEEEQLHWQDMKESRGQQVCRWHVLLEA